A genome region from [Limnothrix rosea] IAM M-220 includes the following:
- a CDS encoding glycogen debranching protein — MKIWVNEQIDPMGILQACIACCNEQAAKDCHEQWKAKLAADETTAGWEANIRTVESWDDVPVNALKISF, encoded by the coding sequence ATGAAAATTTGGGTAAATGAGCAAATTGACCCGATGGGTATTCTCCAAGCTTGTATAGCATGTTGTAATGAGCAAGCTGCGAAAGATTGCCACGAACAGTGGAAAGCAAAACTGGCTGCCGACGAAACAACGGCTGGCTGGGAAGCGAATATTCGTACGGTAGAGTCCTGGGATGATGTGCCAGTGAATGCCCTCAAGATCAGTTTTTAG
- the coaE gene encoding dephospho-CoA kinase (Dephospho-CoA kinase (CoaE) performs the final step in coenzyme A biosynthesis.), with product MPPSSLTTQRKIGLTGGIATGKSTVSNYLAAQYHYPILDADIYAREAVAIGSPILTAIFQRYGDDVKETDGTLRRQRLGQIIFQDLREKQWLEAQIHPFVKQRFQTELAQHLEATVICVIPLLIEAKLFDLVTETWVVTCSQTQQMQRLQQRNHLTETEAIARINSQLPLSEKVKFADVVLDNSSDLATLHHQVDLALKRCC from the coding sequence ATGCCACCATCATCTCTCACGACACAACGAAAAATTGGTTTAACTGGCGGTATTGCGACAGGAAAAAGTACCGTGTCAAATTATTTAGCGGCGCAATATCATTACCCAATTTTAGATGCCGATATTTATGCGCGGGAGGCCGTTGCCATTGGTTCCCCCATTTTGACGGCGATCTTTCAGCGCTATGGTGATGATGTGAAAGAGACTGACGGTACATTGCGGCGGCAGCGCCTAGGGCAGATTATTTTTCAGGATTTGCGAGAAAAGCAGTGGTTAGAGGCGCAAATTCATCCTTTCGTAAAGCAACGGTTTCAGACAGAACTCGCGCAACATTTAGAGGCCACGGTAATTTGTGTGATTCCTCTGCTGATTGAAGCAAAATTGTTTGACCTTGTCACGGAAACTTGGGTCGTGACTTGCTCCCAAACTCAACAAATGCAGCGTCTACAACAGCGTAATCATTTAACCGAAACAGAGGCGATCGCCCGCATTAATAGTCAGCTTCCCCTGAGTGAAAAAGTAAAGTTTGCCGATGTGGTACTTGATAATTCTTCGGATCTTGCAACACTCCATCATCAAGTTGATCTTGCGTTGAAAAGATGTTGTTAA
- a CDS encoding universal stress protein, whose product MISKILVALDYLADTPQIFEQALTVAEKFEASLHIFHCVEPQLNTVPEVGAMAAYGGLLDANTIALRERDFETGITEMSAWLQALAKQASDRQIPVEADYKIGEPKHEICNIAKTAGVDLVIIGRRGLSGLSEVIMGSVSSYVVHHAPCSVMVVQHQ is encoded by the coding sequence ATGATTAGCAAAATTCTTGTCGCTCTAGATTACCTTGCCGATACACCACAAATTTTTGAGCAAGCGTTAACCGTTGCCGAGAAATTTGAAGCGAGCCTCCATATTTTTCACTGTGTTGAACCGCAGCTCAATACCGTGCCTGAAGTTGGAGCCATGGCAGCCTATGGTGGTCTACTTGATGCCAATACCATTGCCCTACGCGAACGGGACTTTGAAACGGGCATTACGGAAATGTCTGCGTGGTTACAAGCCTTGGCAAAACAAGCCAGCGATCGCCAGATTCCAGTAGAAGCAGACTACAAAATCGGAGAACCCAAACACGAAATCTGCAATATCGCCAAAACAGCAGGCGTTGACCTCGTGATCATTGGACGGCGAGGTTTGAGCGGACTGAGCGAAGTGATTATGGGTAGCGTAAGTAGCTATGTCGTGCACCATGCTCCCTGTTCAGTCATGGTGGTGCAACACCAATAG
- a CDS encoding ABC-ATPase domain-containing protein, with translation MKSQAQLSALLFELDSRGYKAYKQIKGEYSFEDFTLIIDYVQGDPFAAPTQCSVIIPQAIAKFSEDLYSTLSREIALRDYLSRQFAQVAKEYSGFRGTGKSGLIQGIEPAQEVFERTAVFIDDQDVEVRFWVGLPAKGRSILGRQAEEMLCYDLPQIIKKSLLYSSLDGEAIQKHVETIEDADWIRSELDKRGLVSFIANGSILPRRSGVDARPLTDNVVPFEAPPDLEVSFDCPNHGTIKGMAISKGITLIVGGGYHGKSTLLKAVELGVYNHVPGDGREWVITDANAVKVRSEDGRSIASVDISPFINHLPQGQSTQQFCSNNASGSTSQATNIIEALEVGATTLLLDEDTSATNFMIRDRRMQQLIQKDKEPITPFVDKVRQLYKDHGVSTVLVMGGSGDYFDVASTVIAMENFQPHDVTAEAKKIAAIHKNERLLEGGEAFGDITPRIPVTASIDASRGKRSVTIKVRDTDALGFGTEDIQLGGVEQLVETSQLRAIALGIIYGKEKYGEKNLALHELLEKIMVDIEAEGLDILSEYPQADLAYFRRFELVAALNRLRTLQIQ, from the coding sequence ATGAAAAGCCAAGCCCAACTTTCCGCGTTACTCTTCGAGCTCGATAGTCGAGGCTACAAGGCATATAAACAAATTAAGGGAGAATATTCGTTTGAGGACTTTACGCTAATTATTGATTATGTCCAGGGGGATCCCTTCGCTGCCCCCACCCAATGTAGTGTGATCATTCCCCAGGCGATCGCCAAATTTTCAGAGGATCTGTACAGTACCCTGAGCCGAGAAATTGCCCTACGGGATTATTTGTCCCGGCAGTTTGCCCAGGTTGCCAAAGAATATAGTGGTTTTCGAGGCACAGGGAAAAGCGGTTTAATTCAGGGCATTGAACCCGCCCAAGAGGTCTTTGAGCGCACCGCTGTTTTTATTGATGATCAGGATGTAGAAGTCCGATTTTGGGTGGGGTTACCCGCCAAAGGCCGTTCGATTTTGGGTCGACAGGCGGAAGAAATGCTCTGTTATGACTTGCCTCAAATTATTAAAAAATCACTTTTATATAGCAGCCTTGATGGGGAGGCAATCCAGAAGCACGTTGAAACCATTGAAGATGCCGACTGGATTCGTAGTGAACTCGATAAACGCGGTTTAGTCTCCTTTATTGCCAATGGTTCGATTTTGCCGCGCCGTAGTGGCGTGGATGCTCGTCCTTTAACGGATAATGTCGTTCCCTTCGAAGCGCCACCGGATCTAGAGGTGAGTTTTGATTGTCCCAACCACGGCACGATTAAAGGCATGGCTATTTCTAAAGGGATTACTTTAATTGTCGGGGGAGGCTACCACGGTAAATCAACTCTCCTCAAGGCAGTGGAGTTGGGCGTTTATAATCATGTGCCCGGTGATGGCCGCGAATGGGTGATTACGGATGCAAATGCGGTCAAGGTGCGTTCAGAGGATGGCCGTAGTATTGCGAGTGTTGATATTTCGCCGTTTATTAATCATTTACCTCAGGGTCAATCGACGCAGCAATTTTGTAGTAATAATGCCAGTGGTAGTACTTCCCAGGCGACAAATATTATTGAAGCTTTAGAGGTTGGCGCAACCACCCTACTATTGGATGAAGATACTTCTGCTACGAATTTTATGATCCGCGATCGCCGGATGCAGCAGCTCATTCAAAAAGATAAAGAACCCATCACACCGTTTGTCGATAAAGTGCGCCAGCTCTATAAAGACCATGGTGTGTCCACGGTTTTGGTGATGGGGGGGAGCGGTGATTATTTTGATGTGGCGAGTACGGTGATTGCCATGGAAAATTTCCAGCCCCATGATGTGACGGCAGAGGCGAAAAAGATTGCGGCCATCCACAAAAATGAACGTTTATTGGAGGGCGGTGAGGCCTTTGGAGATATTACGCCCCGTATTCCGGTCACGGCAAGTATTGATGCGAGTCGGGGCAAACGGTCGGTCACAATTAAGGTGCGTGATACCGATGCTTTGGGTTTTGGTACGGAAGATATTCAGCTCGGTGGTGTCGAACAGCTCGTCGAAACGTCTCAACTACGGGCGATCGCCTTGGGTATTATTTATGGCAAAGAAAAATATGGCGAGAAAAATTTAGCACTGCATGAACTGCTAGAAAAAATTATGGTAGATATCGAAGCCGAAGGCCTAGATATCCTCAGCGAGTATCCCCAAGCAGATTTGGCTTATTTTCGGCGTTTTGAGTTAGTTGCAGCCCTAAATCGTTTGCGGACGCTACAAATTCAGTAG
- a CDS encoding EVE domain-containing protein has protein sequence MGYWLIKSEPSDYSLAELQADKVAIWDGVRNYQARNFLREMRVGDRLFYYHSNTKPPGIVGLAKVTQASIVDPTQFDEGHKYYDAKSTPEKPRWQTVEIAYDGTLTEMITLTQLKEAFSPDEFAVVRRGNRLSVMPVADDIAQRLLAMGSVQT, from the coding sequence ATGGGTTATTGGTTAATTAAATCGGAACCGAGTGACTATAGTTTGGCGGAATTGCAAGCTGACAAGGTCGCTATTTGGGATGGGGTACGAAATTACCAAGCGCGTAATTTTTTGCGGGAAATGCGGGTGGGCGATCGCCTTTTTTATTACCATTCCAATACCAAACCCCCCGGCATTGTTGGGCTGGCCAAAGTCACCCAGGCGAGCATCGTTGACCCAACTCAATTTGACGAAGGTCATAAATACTACGATGCGAAATCCACTCCAGAGAAGCCTCGCTGGCAAACGGTCGAGATTGCATACGATGGCACTCTCACAGAGATGATCACCTTAACTCAGCTAAAAGAAGCCTTTAGTCCCGATGAGTTTGCAGTTGTGCGTCGCGGTAACCGTCTGTCGGTAATGCCTGTCGCCGATGATATTGCTCAACGTCTTCTGGCCATGGGGTCGGTGCAGACCTAG
- a CDS encoding ATP-binding protein, with translation MTESPTTTEKLRHIESFDTLPQVIRRILCFATDQAVLDQLQIVISAIEGLEVYGCLDFAGAIAHLEREHFDCALVVATQIVDWQKLLQCRAQTLPTIALTTDTDPCQFEYYLGLGVTDYLAIETLTVQQLRHSLFHVVRLKQLQRKNRELNQALQKTDERYRLTLDVSKDGIWDWTITNQEIESNDRLWEMLGLNASSSPLNFEQFKTLIHPDDYPSTKTAFKAHLYEDKDFSVEVRLRHKDGEYRDFWIRGQLQRSSLHHEPRMCGLMTDITERKRNDRRNRFLSQASSLLNASLDCQATLENLAWLAVPRIADWCILEIQVEQTGDRPVVASHRDPAREPLVQQFFETLTQVSPAPTNPQYAYQLSPEQKQNLSHQYGWSSALLDQLELHSYIWIPLQVGQRPLGSIFFAWEESHRSCTSEDLALLQELAYRATWSIENARLYDERQAVYQDLQGAIAQLTTQQKRLTTLKHLTTLTNRRLTNIPELLQGIVHQICKDVSVAQVCAIALHTPEQGDNFFIVTDQQHPEAAKFEEMLQQDQNWLRHVYQTGQPQLQNFDLKAPAPCSLAAVAIESVSSGRLGILIVGNWQVAQAFSTEDCSFLSAVGEEAAVAIDNARLIKTLEQQNQELIETSRVKDLFLATVSHELRTPMNAILGFSQVLLNQRKSFLGGSEQQILRRILSNGRSLMALINDILDFSQMKLTELKLMPSTFDLESLTKDIVDELQSLAEEKQLHFKLTSHLEDSSVTHDQKRIRQVIVNLVANALSFTQQGTVAITLEEQLEAKTVTITVRDTGIGIAPENLEHIFSEFWQVQQDMHLSKSGTGLGLAITYKLVQRMKGTIDVESAIGKGSCFKVTLPRSLNSSPPVNLVV, from the coding sequence ATGACTGAGTCTCCTACTACAACTGAAAAATTGAGACATATTGAGAGTTTTGATACGTTACCACAGGTTATTCGTCGCATTTTGTGCTTCGCAACGGATCAGGCTGTCTTGGATCAGTTACAGATAGTGATTAGCGCCATAGAAGGGCTAGAGGTTTACGGCTGCTTAGATTTTGCGGGGGCGATCGCCCATCTAGAGCGAGAGCATTTCGATTGTGCATTAGTGGTGGCGACACAGATAGTCGACTGGCAAAAACTACTCCAATGCCGAGCACAAACATTACCGACCATTGCCCTGACCACTGATACGGATCCCTGCCAATTTGAATATTATTTAGGATTAGGCGTTACAGATTATTTAGCAATAGAAACGCTGACAGTTCAGCAATTGCGCCACAGCTTGTTCCACGTAGTGAGATTAAAACAGCTCCAAAGAAAAAACCGAGAATTAAACCAAGCCCTCCAAAAAACCGACGAACGCTACCGTCTCACCCTAGACGTGTCGAAGGATGGTATCTGGGATTGGACGATCACCAACCAAGAAATTGAAAGTAACGACAGACTATGGGAAATGTTGGGGTTAAATGCCAGTAGTAGCCCTTTGAATTTTGAGCAATTTAAGACGCTCATCCACCCCGACGATTATCCATCGACAAAAACTGCTTTTAAAGCACATCTCTATGAGGATAAAGATTTTTCAGTAGAAGTACGCCTACGTCACAAAGATGGTGAGTACCGCGATTTTTGGATTCGAGGGCAACTACAACGGTCTAGTCTGCACCATGAACCGCGCATGTGTGGCTTAATGACCGACATTACTGAGCGCAAGCGCAACGATCGCCGTAATCGTTTTCTGTCCCAGGCCAGTAGTTTACTCAATGCCTCCTTAGATTGTCAGGCGACCCTCGAAAACTTGGCATGGCTTGCTGTTCCCCGCATTGCCGACTGGTGTATTTTAGAAATTCAAGTGGAGCAAACAGGCGATCGCCCCGTGGTAGCTAGCCATCGCGATCCGGCGCGGGAACCCCTAGTCCAGCAGTTTTTTGAAACATTAACCCAAGTATCCCCGGCTCCCACCAATCCCCAATATGCCTACCAGCTTTCCCCTGAGCAAAAACAAAATCTCAGTCATCAATACGGCTGGTCATCAGCACTCCTAGATCAACTGGAGTTGCATTCTTATATTTGGATTCCTCTACAGGTGGGTCAGCGACCACTGGGGTCTATTTTCTTTGCCTGGGAAGAATCCCATCGTTCCTGCACCAGTGAAGATTTAGCACTTTTACAGGAGTTGGCCTATAGGGCGACATGGTCTATCGAAAATGCCCGCCTCTACGACGAACGACAGGCCGTTTATCAAGATCTACAGGGGGCGATCGCCCAATTAACGACCCAGCAAAAACGCCTAACAACCCTCAAACACCTCACCACCCTAACAAATCGCCGCCTCACCAATATCCCAGAACTCCTACAGGGCATCGTCCATCAAATTTGTAAAGACGTTTCTGTTGCCCAGGTTTGTGCCATCGCGCTCCATACCCCAGAACAAGGTGACAACTTTTTTATCGTCACAGATCAACAACATCCTGAAGCCGCAAAATTTGAAGAAATGCTGCAACAGGATCAAAACTGGCTGCGACATGTCTATCAAACAGGACAACCACAACTACAGAATTTCGACCTTAAAGCACCGGCCCCCTGTTCCCTCGCAGCAGTGGCCATCGAATCAGTATCTTCCGGTCGCCTTGGTATTCTTATTGTCGGGAATTGGCAAGTTGCCCAAGCCTTTAGTACAGAAGATTGTAGCTTTCTCAGTGCCGTGGGAGAAGAAGCCGCAGTCGCCATTGACAATGCCCGTCTCATTAAAACCCTCGAACAACAAAACCAAGAACTGATCGAAACGTCCCGGGTCAAAGATTTATTCCTTGCCACTGTTTCCCATGAGCTACGCACTCCGATGAATGCGATCCTAGGCTTTTCCCAAGTGTTGCTCAATCAACGTAAATCCTTCCTCGGTGGTAGCGAACAGCAGATCCTACGACGCATTCTCAGCAATGGCCGTAGTTTAATGGCGCTGATTAACGACATCTTGGACTTTTCCCAGATGAAATTAACCGAGTTAAAGTTGATGCCGAGCACCTTTGATCTGGAGTCTTTAACAAAAGATATTGTGGACGAACTCCAGTCCCTCGCCGAGGAAAAGCAGTTGCACTTTAAGCTAACGAGCCATCTAGAAGATAGTTCTGTCACCCACGACCAAAAGCGTATTCGCCAGGTCATTGTCAATCTCGTTGCGAATGCTTTGTCCTTTACCCAGCAAGGGACAGTGGCCATTACCCTAGAAGAGCAGCTGGAGGCTAAAACCGTCACCATTACAGTGCGCGATACGGGTATCGGTATTGCTCCTGAAAATCTCGAACATATTTTTAGTGAGTTTTGGCAGGTGCAGCAGGATATGCATTTGTCAAAATCTGGTACGGGCTTAGGACTGGCTATTACTTATAAATTGGTGCAGCGTATGAAGGGGACTATTGATGTGGAAAGCGCTATTGGCAAAGGGTCTTGTTTTAAAGTGACATTACCCCGCAGTCTAAACTCTAGTCCCCCAGTAAATCTAGTTGTGTAA
- the scpB gene encoding SMC-Scp complex subunit ScpB — protein sequence MKLATKLEAILYIKAQPLTLDELAEAAGTEQDLVEDALLQLMADYAHRDSALEVLETPNGYCLQLRESCQAMVTSLIPAELSTGALRTLAAIALKSPILQTDLIELRGSTAYQHVQDLVAQGFIKKRRQQEGRSFWLEVSQKFYQYFEIDQLSEGFN from the coding sequence TTGAAGCTCGCCACCAAACTTGAAGCCATTTTGTATATTAAAGCTCAGCCTTTGACCCTTGATGAGTTGGCGGAAGCGGCTGGGACAGAACAGGATTTAGTTGAAGATGCCCTGTTGCAGTTGATGGCAGACTATGCCCACCGTGATAGCGCCTTAGAAGTTTTGGAAACGCCCAATGGCTATTGTCTGCAGTTGCGGGAAAGCTGCCAGGCAATGGTGACTTCTCTGATTCCAGCGGAGCTCAGTACTGGTGCTCTACGTACCCTTGCGGCGATCGCCTTAAAATCTCCCATTTTGCAAACAGACTTGATTGAGTTGCGGGGCAGCACCGCCTACCAACATGTTCAAGATTTAGTAGCCCAAGGCTTTATCAAAAAAAGACGACAACAGGAAGGCCGCTCCTTTTGGCTTGAAGTCAGCCAAAAATTTTACCAGTATTTTGAAATTGACCAGCTTTCTGAAGGATTTAATTAA
- a CDS encoding DUF760 domain-containing protein — translation MIFNSDFFSSDVDEQTANTLMEYLQQQNQDVLSRVAQSASQEVKDVIAHNVRGLIGVLPPDDFQVNITTDRENLANLLASAMMTGYFLGQMEQRMNLESSLLDAGSLSADVDFD, via the coding sequence ATGATTTTTAACTCTGACTTCTTTTCCTCAGATGTTGACGAACAAACGGCAAATACCTTGATGGAGTATCTGCAACAGCAGAATCAAGATGTATTAAGCCGGGTTGCCCAGTCTGCCAGTCAAGAGGTGAAAGATGTCATCGCTCACAATGTCAGAGGCTTAATAGGCGTGCTGCCTCCCGATGATTTTCAGGTGAATATCACTACAGATCGCGAAAATTTAGCAAATTTGTTGGCTTCGGCAATGATGACGGGCTATTTTCTCGGTCAGATGGAACAGCGCATGAACTTGGAATCGAGTTTATTAGACGCGGGTTCTTTGTCTGCTGATGTGGATTTTGACTAA
- a CDS encoding NAD(P)H-quinone oxidoreductase subunit O codes for MAAKLKKGTLVRVIKEQFVNSVEAKASDSRLPSYFLESKGEILDLNDEYALVRFYTPTPSVWLRIDQLEVL; via the coding sequence ATGGCAGCTAAACTAAAAAAAGGAACTCTTGTGCGGGTGATCAAAGAGCAATTTGTAAACAGCGTCGAAGCGAAAGCCAGTGATTCTCGTTTGCCGTCCTATTTTCTCGAAAGTAAAGGGGAAATTCTTGACCTAAATGATGAATATGCTCTTGTTCGTTTCTATACACCGACACCCAGCGTTTGGCTCCGTATTGATCAGCTCGAAGTTTTGTAA
- the mdh gene encoding malate dehydrogenase, translating into MSAIAAPSIACKAPQVAVIGAGKVGSTLAQRITEKNLADVVLLDIVEGLPQGIALDLYEAQGLERHDKKILGTNDYADTVGSDIVVITAGLPRKPGMSRDDLLYTNAKIVTHAAKQAIAHSPNAIVIVVTNPLDVMTYLAWKATGLSQNHVMGMGGVLDSSRLRSFIALETGATTGDISTFVLGGHGDLMVPIPRYCTVSGVPITEFLEPEAIARLMERTKNGGAEIVKLLKTGSAFYAPASSVCYMVESLILNQSRLLPAAVYLDGQYGLTDLFLGVPCRLGCSGVEQIVEIQLTEEELAQLHRSAAAVKEGIDKAIAKTDL; encoded by the coding sequence ATGTCTGCGATCGCCGCCCCTTCCATTGCTTGTAAAGCGCCCCAGGTGGCGGTGATCGGTGCTGGAAAAGTGGGGAGTACCCTAGCCCAGCGGATTACCGAAAAAAACTTAGCCGATGTGGTCTTGCTCGATATTGTCGAAGGTTTGCCCCAAGGTATTGCGCTAGATCTCTACGAAGCGCAGGGGTTAGAGCGCCACGATAAAAAAATTCTGGGGACAAACGACTACGCAGATACAGTGGGTTCTGACATTGTGGTGATTACGGCGGGGCTACCGCGTAAACCGGGTATGAGTCGTGATGATTTACTTTATACGAACGCGAAAATTGTCACCCACGCGGCAAAACAGGCGATCGCCCATAGTCCCAATGCCATTGTGATTGTGGTGACTAATCCCCTCGATGTGATGACCTATCTGGCGTGGAAGGCGACAGGCTTATCCCAAAACCATGTGATGGGTATGGGAGGTGTGCTGGATTCTTCGCGGCTACGGAGCTTTATCGCCCTAGAAACTGGCGCGACCACAGGAGATATTTCGACCTTTGTTTTGGGAGGTCATGGTGATTTGATGGTTCCCATTCCCCGCTATTGCACTGTGAGCGGTGTGCCCATCACAGAATTCCTCGAACCGGAGGCGATCGCCCGACTGATGGAGCGCACCAAAAATGGTGGTGCAGAAATCGTAAAACTCCTAAAAACAGGTAGCGCTTTCTATGCCCCTGCTTCATCGGTTTGCTACATGGTTGAGTCGTTAATTCTCAATCAATCCCGTTTATTACCCGCAGCGGTTTACCTCGATGGTCAGTATGGCTTAACGGATTTGTTTTTGGGTGTTCCCTGTCGCCTCGGTTGTAGCGGTGTCGAACAGATTGTTGAAATTCAGTTGACGGAGGAAGAATTAGCCCAACTCCATCGGTCAGCAGCGGCGGTAAAAGAGGGCATAGACAAGGCGATCGCCAAAACAGATCTATAG
- the serS gene encoding serine--tRNA ligase, which produces MLDIKLIRSNPELVQERLNTRKAGEYDLQPILDLDAQQRSLEGDRSKLQARSNEIGKAIGQKMKGGADPKSAEITSLKTEGNDIKKQLADLEPKEKELKAQIQELVLALPNLPDESTPVGANETENVEVRRWGDEYIRSNEGILPHWEIGEKLGILEFSRAVKVAQSRFVTLTGAGAALERALINFMLDTQIEAGYTEVMPPVLVNSDSLTGTGQLPKFAEESFKCADDDLWLTPTAEVPVTNLYRDEIIEADNLPIHHCAYTPCFRREAGSYGKDTRGLIRLHQFNKVELVKFVHPEKSAEEHQKLVENAEAILKALKLPYRVLELCSGDIGFSAGKCYDLEVWLPSAETYREISSCSNFYDFQARRASIRFKEAGKKGTQFVHTLNGSGLAIGRTMAAILENYQQPNGTVEVPEVLRPYMRRDFL; this is translated from the coding sequence GTGTTAGACATTAAACTTATCCGCTCAAATCCCGAACTCGTTCAGGAACGTCTTAATACCCGCAAAGCTGGCGAGTATGACCTCCAGCCCATCCTCGATCTTGATGCCCAGCAACGTTCCCTCGAAGGCGATCGCAGTAAGTTACAAGCACGGAGTAACGAAATTGGTAAGGCGATCGGTCAGAAAATGAAAGGCGGCGCGGATCCTAAAAGTGCAGAAATTACGAGCCTTAAAACCGAAGGTAACGATATCAAAAAGCAATTAGCCGACCTTGAACCGAAGGAAAAAGAACTTAAAGCGCAAATTCAAGAACTCGTTTTAGCATTACCGAATTTGCCGGATGAAAGTACGCCTGTCGGTGCGAATGAAACAGAAAATGTCGAAGTGCGTCGCTGGGGTGATGAATATATTCGCAGTAATGAAGGGATTTTGCCCCACTGGGAAATCGGCGAAAAATTAGGCATTCTCGAATTTAGTCGCGCTGTAAAAGTTGCCCAGAGTCGCTTCGTGACCCTCACTGGTGCCGGTGCAGCCCTAGAGCGAGCCTTGATTAATTTCATGCTCGACACTCAAATTGAGGCAGGCTATACCGAAGTGATGCCGCCAGTTTTAGTTAATTCAGACTCCCTCACGGGCACGGGTCAACTGCCGAAATTCGCTGAAGAAAGTTTTAAATGTGCCGACGATGATCTTTGGCTAACGCCCACCGCAGAAGTGCCGGTGACGAATCTCTACCGCGACGAAATTATTGAAGCGGACAATTTACCCATTCACCACTGCGCTTATACTCCTTGTTTTCGTCGGGAGGCTGGTAGCTATGGTAAAGATACACGCGGTCTCATTCGCTTGCACCAGTTTAATAAAGTCGAACTCGTGAAGTTTGTGCATCCCGAAAAGTCTGCTGAAGAGCACCAAAAACTTGTCGAGAACGCCGAGGCAATTCTGAAAGCATTGAAGCTGCCTTACCGCGTCTTGGAACTCTGCTCTGGTGATATCGGCTTTAGCGCTGGCAAATGCTATGACCTTGAAGTGTGGCTGCCCTCTGCGGAAACCTACCGGGAAATTTCGAGCTGCTCTAATTTCTATGATTTCCAAGCGCGTCGCGCCAGTATTCGTTTTAAGGAAGCGGGTAAAAAAGGGACACAATTTGTGCACACATTGAATGGCTCTGGTTTGGCGATCGGCCGGACGATGGCGGCAATTCTTGAAAATTATCAGCAGCCTAACGGCACGGTAGAAGTACCGGAAGTATTGCGTCCTTATATGCGTCGTGATTTTCTTTAG
- a CDS encoding PAP/fibrillin family protein, translated as MSTATQTKQALIEAIATVAQDENLAKGTPLTDLNLDSAIATQLETKIIALESENPNPYPLKTSIELLDGAWELLYSTAREIRVLNSLPLGFQLGRVYQVIDVATKGFYNQAFCKHATNALAGYVTVNATFSKAPTPDDGIPDRKINVDFNQRSIFITKVLGLPFVLKNPVSTVSARNPVGRIPSLTLTYLDADFRIGRGGDQSIFVLSKTNTIQP; from the coding sequence ATGTCCACCGCCACCCAAACAAAACAAGCTTTAATTGAGGCGATCGCCACCGTTGCCCAAGACGAAAATTTAGCTAAGGGCACACCTCTAACCGATTTGAATCTAGATTCGGCGATCGCCACGCAACTAGAAACAAAAATCATTGCCCTAGAAAGCGAAAACCCCAATCCCTATCCTTTAAAAACCTCTATTGAATTACTGGACGGAGCATGGGAACTACTTTATTCCACCGCACGGGAAATTCGGGTTTTAAACTCGTTGCCCCTCGGCTTTCAGTTAGGACGGGTTTACCAAGTGATTGATGTCGCAACAAAAGGTTTTTACAACCAAGCCTTTTGCAAACATGCCACCAATGCCCTAGCAGGCTACGTTACGGTGAACGCCACATTCTCCAAAGCCCCCACCCCCGACGATGGCATTCCCGACCGCAAAATTAATGTGGACTTTAATCAACGCTCCATTTTTATTACCAAAGTCCTAGGCTTACCCTTCGTCTTAAAAAATCCCGTAAGCACCGTCTCCGCCCGTAATCCCGTTGGTCGCATTCCCAGCCTCACCCTCACCTACCTCGACGCAGATTTTCGCATCGGGCGGGGTGGTGACCAAAGTATTTTTGTCCTGAGCAAAACAAATACCATTCAACCCTAA